A genomic region of Cannabis sativa cultivar Pink pepper isolate KNU-18-1 chromosome 1, ASM2916894v1, whole genome shotgun sequence contains the following coding sequences:
- the LOC115706174 gene encoding protein PGR has protein sequence MERGMIQPLIAVLISSLIAVRAYRRKSLNLSGALTGFLVMTIHFAVGYRYGALILVFFFTSSKLTKVGEEKKRRVDADFKDGGQRNWVQVLSNSGISTILVLIIWRVTQWEDKCLDSKSSTLVTSLIGGVIGHYACCNGDTWSSELGVLSDDQPILITTFKPVRKGTNGGVTKAGLLAAAAAGAVVGVTFVAFGFFTAKCSYNIVIKQLLAIPLSALAGLTGSLIDSLLGATLQFSGFCTVRNKVVGKPGPTVKKISGLNFLDNNAVNAVSILLTTILTSIACVYIF, from the exons ATGGAAAGAGGCATGATTCAACCCTTAATTGCAGTTTTAATCTCTTCTTTAATCGCCGTCAGAGCTTACCGGAGAAAGTCCCTCAACCTATCCGGAGCTCTTACGGGCTTTCTCGTTATGACCATTCACTTCGCTGTTGGAtacag GTACGGGGCATTGATACTGGTTTTCTTTTTCACTTCCTCTAAGCTAACTAAAGTTGGAGAAGAGAAAAAGCGTCGCGTGGATGCTGATTTCAAGGATGGCGGCCAAAGAAATTG ggTTCAAGTTCTTTCCAATAGCGGTATTTCTACCATATTGGTACTGATTATCTGGAGAGTGACTCAGTGGGAGGACAAGTGCTTGGACTCAAAGAGTTCGACTCTGGTTACATCGTTGATTGGTGGGGTGATTGGTCACTATGCGTGCTGCAATGGAGATACTTGGTCATCTGAGCTTGGAGTACTTAGTGATGATCAACCTATATTGATCACTACCTTCAAG CCTGTTCGCAAGGGTACAAATGGCGGGGTGACTAAAGCTGGACTCCTAGCTGCTGCAGCTGCGGGTGCTGTAGTTGGGGTAACGTTTGTTGCCTTTGGATTTTTCACTGCTAAATGCTCATATAATATAGTTATAAAGCAGCTACTGGCGATACCCCTTTCGGCTTTAGCTGGATTAACTGGTAGTTTGATTGATTCTCTACTGGGAGCAACACTGCAATTCAGTGGATTCTGCACTGTTCGTAATAAG GTTGTTGGAAAACCGGGACCAACAGTGAAGAAGATTTCAGGTCTTAATTTTCTTGACAACAACGCCGTAAACGCTGTGTCAATACTGCTGACCACTATTCTAACTTCCATTGCATGCGTATACATCTTCTGA